A part of Nitrospirota bacterium genomic DNA contains:
- a CDS encoding sugar transferase: MSIKSIASKRIFDLCLLMTGGFLIFPILLFIALFVRIRLGSPVFFSQERPGLNGVPFQIYKFRTMTMQVDAQGNSLPDEQRLTTFGKFLRASSLDELPELLNVLKGDMSLVGPRPLLMEYLPLYSPKQARRHEVKPGITGWAQVNGRNAISWEEKFDLDVWYVDNRSLWLDLKILGLTILSVLKREGISHEGHATMEKFKGSKKEI, from the coding sequence ATGAGCATAAAATCAATCGCGAGTAAGCGGATATTCGACCTGTGTCTGCTGATGACAGGCGGGTTTCTTATTTTTCCCATACTGCTGTTCATTGCCTTATTTGTAAGAATTCGTCTCGGTTCTCCGGTTTTTTTTTCGCAGGAAAGACCTGGTTTGAATGGCGTCCCATTTCAGATCTATAAGTTCAGGACCATGACTATGCAGGTTGACGCTCAGGGCAACTCTCTCCCCGATGAGCAAAGACTTACAACCTTTGGGAAGTTTCTGAGAGCATCAAGCCTTGATGAACTGCCTGAACTGCTGAATGTCCTTAAAGGTGATATGAGCCTGGTCGGTCCACGACCGCTTCTGATGGAATATCTCCCTTTGTATTCGCCCAAACAGGCACGTCGTCACGAGGTTAAACCCGGCATAACAGGATGGGCACAGGTTAACGGCAGGAATGCAATCAGCTGGGAGGAGAAGTTTGATCTTGATGTCTGGTATGTTGACAATCGCTCCCTTTGGCTTGACTTGAAGATATTAGGGCTTACAATTTTAAGTGTGCTTAAACGGGAGGGTATTAGTCATGAGGGACATGCTACAATGGAAAAATTTAAAGGGAGCAAAAAAGAAATATGA
- a CDS encoding glycosyltransferase family 4 protein: MVVVANYAGERMSRLQLPNVGSLHIPIERSISPLKDLRALKALYDLFRKERFDIVHSVTPKAGLLAMVSALAAGIPLRFHTFTGQVWATRTGFFRWFLKMFDRIIYYCSTDVLVDSVSQRAFLLSERVIYEKNSSVLAQGSISGVDIQRFHPDSAARSTIRMEIGVPPEAFLFLFLGRLNREKGIPELLRAFKQLSAEYHNAYLLLVGPDEKGILKDEISCDNIDTRRIIYKGYTDVPEKYMAAADVFCLPSHREGFGSVIIEAAASGIPSIGSNIYGISDAIVDGITGLLHERQNVAELYNCLKMLMTDREKTNMMGNNARQRAEKYFSKDLLVKSFLEYYEHKINRE, encoded by the coding sequence GTGGTTGTTGTCGCAAACTATGCGGGAGAACGTATGAGCCGGCTTCAATTGCCCAATGTCGGGTCGTTGCACATTCCGATTGAGAGAAGTATATCTCCCCTGAAAGATCTGCGGGCGCTGAAAGCACTCTATGATCTGTTTCGAAAGGAACGCTTCGACATAGTGCATTCGGTAACGCCAAAGGCCGGTTTGCTGGCTATGGTATCGGCACTGGCGGCAGGAATTCCCTTGCGGTTCCATACGTTTACCGGACAGGTATGGGCGACGAGGACCGGCTTTTTTCGCTGGTTTTTAAAGATGTTTGATAGAATAATTTACTATTGCTCGACAGATGTTCTGGTCGATAGTGTATCTCAACGGGCTTTTTTATTAAGCGAGAGGGTTATCTATGAAAAGAACTCATCAGTCCTTGCCCAGGGTTCGATAAGTGGTGTAGATATTCAGCGCTTTCATCCCGACAGTGCTGCGAGAAGCACCATAAGAATGGAAATAGGTGTTCCCCCGGAGGCGTTTCTTTTTTTATTTCTGGGACGGCTTAATAGGGAAAAAGGCATTCCGGAATTGCTCAGGGCATTTAAACAGTTGTCTGCTGAATACCATAACGCCTATCTCCTCCTTGTCGGCCCGGATGAAAAAGGTATTTTGAAGGATGAAATATCATGTGACAATATCGACACGAGAAGAATAATTTATAAAGGTTACACAGATGTCCCTGAAAAGTATATGGCGGCTGCAGACGTTTTTTGTCTGCCGAGTCATCGGGAGGGATTTGGTTCAGTAATTATTGAGGCGGCTGCATCAGGTATTCCTTCAATTGGGTCAAATATTTACGGAATATCAGATGCAATTGTTGATGGAATAACCGGCCTGTTACACGAAAGACAGAATGTGGCAGAGCTGTACAATTGCTTGAAAATGCTCATGACAGACAGGGAGAAAACCAATATGATGGGCAATAATGCGCGTCAGAGAGCCGAAAAATATTTTTCGAAAGACCTGTTGGTCAAGTCATTTTTAGAATATTATGAGCATAAAATCAATCGCGAGTAA